In Flavobacterium sp. CS20, a single window of DNA contains:
- the upp gene encoding uracil phosphoribosyltransferase: MKIHHISNQNSVLNQFLIEIRDQNIQKDKLRFRFNLERIGEILAYEMSKSLDYKSQTTTTPLGQHQKPLIKNELVICSILRAGLPMHNGVSRIFDCVDNAFISAYRTKNDKGNFEIHLEYCATPDLTSKDLILVDPMLATGHSIVEVYKTLTKKFKISSVNILSAIAAQPGIDFLQTRLGQNTQLWLADIDKKLDDNGYIVPGLGDAGDLAFGPKL; the protein is encoded by the coding sequence ATGAAAATCCACCATATTTCTAATCAAAACTCTGTCTTAAATCAATTTTTAATAGAAATAAGAGACCAAAATATTCAAAAAGACAAATTGAGATTTAGGTTTAACCTTGAACGTATTGGTGAAATACTTGCCTATGAAATGAGCAAAAGTCTTGATTATAAGTCTCAAACTACAACAACACCTCTCGGGCAACACCAAAAACCACTCATTAAAAATGAATTGGTAATTTGCTCAATTTTACGTGCAGGATTACCAATGCATAATGGCGTTTCTAGAATATTTGATTGTGTTGATAATGCTTTTATTTCAGCATATCGCACAAAAAATGACAAAGGCAATTTTGAAATTCATTTAGAATATTGTGCAACACCTGATTTGACTTCAAAAGATTTAATATTAGTAGATCCTATGTTGGCAACAGGACATTCTATTGTTGAAGTCTATAAAACTTTAACTAAAAAGTTTAAAATTTCATCTGTAAACATTTTATCTGCCATAGCTGCCCAGCCAGGCATTGATTTTCTTCAAACTCGATTGGGTCAAAACACTCAACTTTGGTTGGCAGATATAGACAAGAAGCTTGATGATAATGGATATATTGTGCCAGGTTTAGGCGATGCTGGCGATTTAGCTTTTGGTCCTAAACTTTAA
- a CDS encoding arsenate reductase family protein — protein MMISKDNKQINLYYHPDYALSKKCLAIAQANKAVIFPIDISKAGISQTDWSEMAKMLNLSVVDLINLNHEIITSKFGKSPNIDEFDALKIIEKHPEVVDKPIAIRGNKIVRASHANDILQLQSVDTGEIKIP, from the coding sequence ATGATGATTTCAAAAGACAACAAACAAATAAACCTGTATTACCATCCTGATTATGCTTTGTCTAAGAAATGTTTAGCCATTGCTCAAGCCAATAAAGCTGTTATTTTTCCTATTGATATCAGCAAAGCAGGAATTAGCCAAACCGATTGGTCTGAAATGGCAAAAATGTTAAACCTTAGCGTTGTTGATTTGATTAACCTCAATCACGAAATCATTACTTCAAAGTTTGGTAAATCTCCAAATATAGACGAGTTTGATGCTTTAAAAATTATTGAAAAGCATCCAGAAGTCGTTGATAAACCTATTGCAATCAGAGGTAACAAAATTGTTCGTGCTTCTCACGCCAACGACATTTTGCAACTTCAATCTGTCGATACAGGAGAAATTAAAATTCCTTAG
- a CDS encoding NAD(P)/FAD-dependent oxidoreductase, protein MENKKIVIIGAGVSGLVATINLEKAGYEPIIYEQKDRVGGRVQTDYIDGYTFDKGFQILSPNYPAVQKYLDIDLLHLKYFFTGAFVFKKGEQGKLGNPAKDFDILFSTLFSKLANFSDKLKIIKLYRSLKYKTFEEIFNSKNQTTLDFLKSFGFSDKVINNFFKPFYAGVFLEENLDTSSRMFEFTFKLFSETKAGIPEKGIQAIPNQLANQLKQTTFHFNTKVKSVEDNAITLANHTQVEADFIIIATETSDLVSNLKNQPQEWKSVDNLYFEVENRVINLPMIGLVAEENTLVNNFHYLSLASEPKQILSVSVVKNHNLSNEELAKITQKELLDVCDIKINKLLKHYKIPKALPNIADVNYQIPHTETKLKDRIFLAGDVLSNGSLNAAMLNGESLR, encoded by the coding sequence ATGGAGAATAAAAAAATTGTAATTATAGGAGCTGGAGTCAGTGGACTTGTAGCGACTATAAATCTCGAAAAGGCTGGTTATGAACCTATTATATACGAACAAAAGGATAGAGTAGGTGGGCGAGTTCAAACCGATTATATCGATGGATACACATTTGACAAGGGGTTTCAAATTTTGTCGCCCAATTATCCAGCAGTTCAAAAATATTTAGATATTGATCTTTTACATTTAAAATATTTTTTCACAGGTGCATTTGTGTTTAAAAAAGGAGAACAAGGAAAATTAGGCAATCCCGCAAAAGATTTTGATATATTGTTTTCAACTTTGTTTTCAAAATTGGCTAACTTCTCAGATAAGCTAAAAATCATAAAACTATATCGGTCATTAAAATATAAAACTTTTGAAGAAATCTTTAATTCAAAAAACCAAACAACGCTTGACTTTCTTAAGTCGTTTGGGTTTTCTGATAAGGTTATCAATAATTTTTTTAAACCTTTTTATGCTGGTGTTTTTCTCGAAGAAAACTTAGATACGTCAAGCCGTATGTTTGAGTTTACCTTTAAATTGTTTTCTGAAACAAAAGCTGGCATTCCGGAAAAAGGCATACAAGCTATACCTAATCAATTGGCCAATCAACTGAAACAGACAACATTTCATTTTAATACTAAAGTCAAAAGTGTTGAAGATAATGCCATCACCTTAGCAAACCATACTCAAGTTGAAGCAGACTTTATCATTATAGCTACAGAAACTTCAGATTTAGTTTCCAATTTAAAAAATCAACCACAAGAATGGAAAAGTGTTGACAATCTATACTTTGAGGTAGAAAACCGAGTTATTAATCTGCCTATGATAGGCTTGGTTGCTGAAGAAAATACACTTGTGAACAATTTTCATTATTTGAGCTTAGCCTCTGAGCCAAAGCAAATTTTGTCGGTCAGTGTAGTCAAAAATCACAATTTAAGTAACGAAGAATTAGCAAAAATAACACAAAAAGAACTGCTTGATGTTTGCGATATAAAAATCAATAAACTGCTTAAACATTACAAAATACCAAAAGCCTTGCCAAACATAGCAGACGTTAATTACCAAATACCGCATACCGAAACCAAATTAAAAGACCGTATATTTTTAGCCGGTGATGTTTTGTCTAACGGTTCTTTAAATGCAGCAATGCTCAATGGCGAATCTCTTCGCTAA
- a CDS encoding CorA family divalent cation transporter, which translates to MKLNSKTYKNFTWYDCLQANFKDLKQLNTPIQIPDNFIEDSLEVGHLPKYEKNEDIELIILRVSTDIKNPDILSVGQLSTKIAFIIQDKNLISIHRKKINFLSQVNKEFNSTGAFLFYMIEHIIDSFEKPLNNYSKAIDKMERFVLLDNTEEFSIEKIYFIKSKARMHKKILQMNQNVINQLAINNTGFNSELQDIKDSMLNLLHTADEIIEDTQALLNSYLSITAQKNNDVMKLLTVFSVFFLPLTFIAGIYGMNFKFMPELEYKNAYFIVLGIMVLICIAIYIWFKRNKIL; encoded by the coding sequence ATGAAACTCAATAGCAAAACCTATAAAAACTTTACTTGGTACGACTGTCTTCAAGCCAATTTCAAAGACCTAAAACAACTCAATACACCTATACAAATACCTGATAATTTTATTGAAGATAGTTTAGAGGTAGGACATTTGCCAAAATATGAGAAAAATGAAGACATAGAACTTATCATTCTGCGAGTTTCAACAGACATTAAAAACCCTGATATATTAAGTGTTGGTCAACTTTCTACTAAAATTGCTTTTATAATTCAAGACAAAAATCTGATTAGTATTCACAGAAAAAAAATCAATTTCTTAAGCCAAGTTAACAAAGAATTCAATTCCACAGGTGCATTTCTTTTTTATATGATTGAACATATCATAGATAGCTTTGAAAAGCCTTTAAACAACTACAGCAAAGCAATTGACAAAATGGAAAGATTTGTTTTGCTCGATAACACAGAAGAATTTTCAATAGAAAAAATATATTTTATCAAGTCTAAAGCAAGAATGCACAAAAAGATTTTACAAATGAATCAAAATGTCATTAATCAATTAGCAATTAACAACACAGGTTTTAACTCCGAATTGCAAGATATCAAAGATTCAATGCTCAATCTTTTGCACACAGCAGATGAAATAATAGAAGATACTCAAGCTTTGCTCAATTCATATTTATCTATCACAGCACAAAAAAATAATGATGTGATGAAGCTATTGACTGTTTTTTCGGTGTTCTTTTTACCCTTAACATTTATTGCAGGCATCTATGGCATGAATTTTAAGTTTATGCCTGAATTAGAATATAAAAATGCATATTTCATCGTTTTAGGCATAATGGTTTTGATTTGTATTGCTATTTATATTTGGTTTAAAAGAAACAAAATATTATAG
- a CDS encoding tryptophan 2,3-dioxygenase family protein, translating to MSDDIIKQLKKKYTDLGENHLHYLSGLFHSKPITYWDYVEVDTLLSLQKPRTDFKDETVFIIYHQVTELVLKLMIHEIKQIVFEENLNEPIFKDKLKRLIRYTEMLITSFDVMKDGMSYEDYNKFRLSLTPASGFQSAQFRFLEIYCTPLINLVHQKKQKLLPDKPNIDDFFEHIYWRAKQVTIPKMAQKR from the coding sequence ATGTCTGATGACATCATAAAACAACTCAAAAAAAAATATACAGATTTAGGCGAAAATCATTTGCACTACCTAAGCGGTTTGTTTCATTCTAAACCTATAACCTATTGGGATTATGTGGAAGTAGATACTTTGCTTTCCTTACAAAAACCACGAACTGATTTTAAAGATGAAACCGTTTTTATCATCTATCATCAAGTTACCGAATTGGTTTTAAAATTGATGATACACGAAATTAAGCAAATAGTCTTTGAAGAAAATTTAAACGAACCTATATTCAAAGACAAACTCAAACGCCTTATCCGCTATACAGAAATGCTGATTACCTCTTTTGATGTTATGAAAGACGGTATGAGCTATGAAGATTACAACAAATTTCGATTAAGCCTTACGCCTGCCAGTGGTTTTCAAAGTGCACAATTCAGATTTTTAGAAATATATTGCACGCCTTTAATCAATCTTGTACATCAAAAAAAACAAAAATTATTGCCCGATAAGCCAAATATAGATGATTTTTTTGAACATATATATTGGCGAGCAAAGCAGGTTACAATCCCGAAGATGGCTCAAAAACGCTGA